A genome region from Manihot esculenta cultivar AM560-2 chromosome 5, M.esculenta_v8, whole genome shotgun sequence includes the following:
- the LOC110614293 gene encoding protein ABIL1 isoform X1, whose product MELEQTLPDNPAMTFDEVSMERSKSFVKALQELKNLRPQLYSAAEYCEKSYLHSEQKQMVLDNLKDYVVQALVNAVDHLGTVAYKLTDLLEKHTLDVSMMELNISCLNQQLLTCQAYSDEEGLRRQQLLAFIPRHHKHYILPNSVNKKVHFSPRVQTAARQNPLHARSHLQPSGSPTSTTLSWHLASETKSTLKGTSQTVMSAEDTKDSGKSSAVFQLLGKESTWRRPSGVLAQVSTASLASGVIMQTFGVTCREPLESSKPLTAFRSFDSPRREVVHAPTRSKSVLSAFFVKQKTPKRRAGPVS is encoded by the exons ATGGAATTGGAGCAAACCTTGCCCGATAATCCAGCCATGACCTTCGATGAGGTTTCCATGGAGCGCAGTAAAAGCTTCGTCAAAGCTTTGCAG GAGTTAAAAAACTTGAGGCCTCAACTTTATTCTGCTGCAGAGTACTGCGAGAAGTCTTATCTTCATAGTGAGCAAAAACAGAT GGTGCTGGACAACCTGAAAGATTATGTTGTACAAGCTCTTGTTAATGCTGTTGATCATCTTGGCACCGTGGCTTACAAGTTAACGGACCTTCTTGAGAAACATACTTTAGATGTCTCAATGATGGAGTTAAACATTTCTTGTCTAAATCAG CAACTTCTTACATGCCAAGCATACTCGGATGAGGAAGGCCTTAGGCGGCAGCAGTTGTTGGCATTCATCCCCAGACATCACAAACATTATATATTACCAA ATTCTGTGAACAAGAAGGTACACTTTAGTCCTCGCGTTCAGACTGCTGCAAGGCAAAATCCACTTCATGCTAGATCTCATCTCCAGCCTTCAG GTTCCCCAACTTCAACAACTCTTTCCTGGCACTTAGCCTCCGAGACCAAGTCTACATTGAAAGGGACTTCACAAACTGTGATGAG TGCTGAAGACACAAAAGATTCTGGGAAATCTTCTGCAGTTTTCCAACTATTGG GTAAAGAGAGTACATGGAGAAGACCATCAGGAGTTCTTGCTCAGGTATCAACCGCAAGTCTTGCATCTGGTGTAATCATGCAAACATTTGGTGTCACATGCAGG GAACCACTGGAGAGTTCTAAACCATTGACAGCATTCAGGTCATTTGATAGCCCAAGGCGTGAGGTGGTACATGCTCCTACTCGCAGTAAAAGCGTGCTATCTGCTTTTTTTGTTAAACAGAAAACACCAAAACGGAGGGCTGGTCCTGTCTCATGA
- the LOC110614293 gene encoding protein ABIL1 isoform X2: protein MELEQTLPDNPAMTFDEVSMERSKSFVKALQELKNLRPQLYSAAEYCEKSYLHSEQKQMVLDNLKDYVVQALVNAVDHLGTVAYKLTDLLEKHTLDVSMMELNISCLNQQLLTCQAYSDEEGLRRQQLLAFIPRHHKHYILPNSVNKKVHFSPRVQTAARQNPLHARSHLQPSGSPTSTTLSWHLASETKSTLKGTSQTVMSAEDTKDSGKSSAVFQLLGKESTWRRPSGVLAQEPLESSKPLTAFRSFDSPRREVVHAPTRSKSVLSAFFVKQKTPKRRAGPVS, encoded by the exons ATGGAATTGGAGCAAACCTTGCCCGATAATCCAGCCATGACCTTCGATGAGGTTTCCATGGAGCGCAGTAAAAGCTTCGTCAAAGCTTTGCAG GAGTTAAAAAACTTGAGGCCTCAACTTTATTCTGCTGCAGAGTACTGCGAGAAGTCTTATCTTCATAGTGAGCAAAAACAGAT GGTGCTGGACAACCTGAAAGATTATGTTGTACAAGCTCTTGTTAATGCTGTTGATCATCTTGGCACCGTGGCTTACAAGTTAACGGACCTTCTTGAGAAACATACTTTAGATGTCTCAATGATGGAGTTAAACATTTCTTGTCTAAATCAG CAACTTCTTACATGCCAAGCATACTCGGATGAGGAAGGCCTTAGGCGGCAGCAGTTGTTGGCATTCATCCCCAGACATCACAAACATTATATATTACCAA ATTCTGTGAACAAGAAGGTACACTTTAGTCCTCGCGTTCAGACTGCTGCAAGGCAAAATCCACTTCATGCTAGATCTCATCTCCAGCCTTCAG GTTCCCCAACTTCAACAACTCTTTCCTGGCACTTAGCCTCCGAGACCAAGTCTACATTGAAAGGGACTTCACAAACTGTGATGAG TGCTGAAGACACAAAAGATTCTGGGAAATCTTCTGCAGTTTTCCAACTATTGG GTAAAGAGAGTACATGGAGAAGACCATCAGGAGTTCTTGCTCAG GAACCACTGGAGAGTTCTAAACCATTGACAGCATTCAGGTCATTTGATAGCCCAAGGCGTGAGGTGGTACATGCTCCTACTCGCAGTAAAAGCGTGCTATCTGCTTTTTTTGTTAAACAGAAAACACCAAAACGGAGGGCTGGTCCTGTCTCATGA